Proteins from a single region of Pseudopedobacter saltans DSM 12145:
- a CDS encoding helicase HerA-like domain-containing protein has product MASQQEFIERIQKSYSPKGEYIYLGAGMLDGTICADAKINLALKMMNRHGLIAGATGTGKTRTLQLIAEQLSNAGVPVFMLDVKGDLSGLNKPGESNANIEERVKALDIAFTPSGFPVELYSLSGKIGAQMRATISEFGPVLLGKILDLNDTQTGVLAAIFKYADDNKMALVDFNDLKKLLSYLSEGNGAQEIKDTYGKISSSTSGTILRKIVGLEQMGLSQMFGEKSFDIEDLFQKVDGKGLISLLNISDVQDQPSLYSTFLLSLLAEIFYNMPEVGDLDKPKLVFFFDEAHLLFKNSSKAFLDQIEQVIRLIRSKGIGVFFCTQAATDVPESVLGQLGNRVQHALRAFTPNDVDALRKTVKTYPASDFYQIDKVLTSLGTGEALITVLNDKGIPTEVAAVHLIPPTAVMGPMSESECKALMQSSDLYKKYQEIIDPISAYEILTQKIEDKLKADQAVAEAKEASAPRSNGRVEKSTFEKVMNATITRQIGREIVRGLFGMITGKKTSKKSGSFLGF; this is encoded by the coding sequence ATGGCTAGTCAACAAGAGTTTATAGAAAGAATTCAAAAATCATACAGCCCTAAAGGAGAATACATTTACTTAGGTGCAGGTATGTTGGACGGCACTATCTGTGCGGATGCTAAGATTAATTTAGCATTGAAAATGATGAACCGACATGGGCTTATTGCCGGGGCAACAGGAACAGGAAAGACCAGAACGCTGCAATTAATAGCTGAACAGTTATCAAACGCAGGTGTTCCAGTTTTTATGCTGGATGTTAAGGGCGATTTGTCCGGATTAAATAAACCAGGTGAATCAAACGCAAATATAGAAGAACGTGTAAAAGCTCTGGATATAGCATTTACGCCTAGCGGATTTCCAGTAGAACTTTATTCCTTATCGGGAAAAATAGGCGCTCAAATGAGAGCTACCATATCTGAATTTGGCCCTGTTCTTTTAGGCAAGATTTTAGATCTTAATGATACGCAAACAGGCGTTCTTGCTGCCATATTTAAATATGCAGATGACAATAAAATGGCGTTGGTTGATTTTAACGATCTTAAAAAGCTATTGAGCTATTTATCTGAAGGAAACGGTGCACAGGAAATTAAAGATACTTATGGTAAAATCTCCTCTTCTACCTCCGGTACAATTTTAAGAAAGATTGTTGGACTTGAACAAATGGGCCTTTCACAAATGTTCGGCGAAAAGTCATTCGATATTGAGGATCTTTTCCAAAAGGTTGACGGAAAGGGACTCATCAGTTTATTGAATATTTCTGATGTTCAGGATCAGCCTTCTTTATATTCCACTTTTCTATTGAGTTTACTGGCCGAAATTTTTTACAATATGCCCGAGGTTGGCGATCTTGATAAGCCTAAACTGGTTTTCTTTTTCGACGAGGCTCATTTACTTTTTAAAAACTCCAGCAAAGCCTTTTTAGATCAAATAGAACAAGTTATCCGACTGATCCGATCGAAAGGTATAGGTGTTTTCTTTTGTACACAGGCGGCTACTGACGTTCCCGAATCCGTACTAGGACAATTGGGTAACCGAGTTCAGCATGCTTTAAGAGCTTTTACTCCCAATGATGTTGACGCTTTAAGAAAAACAGTAAAGACCTATCCAGCTTCAGATTTTTATCAGATAGATAAAGTTTTAACCAGTTTGGGTACTGGCGAAGCGCTAATTACAGTGCTTAATGACAAAGGTATTCCTACCGAGGTAGCTGCGGTTCACCTTATTCCACCTACGGCAGTTATGGGGCCTATGTCTGAATCAGAATGTAAAGCTTTAATGCAATCTTCAGATTTATATAAAAAATATCAAGAAATTATCGATCCCATTAGTGCTTATGAAATATTAACGCAGAAAATTGAGGATAAACTGAAAGCAGATCAAGCTGTAGCCGAAGCGAAGGAAGCCAGTGCACCAAGAAGTAATGGCCGGGTGGAAAAAAGCACTTTTGAAAAAGTAATGAATGCCACTATTACCAGACAGATTGGACGCGAGATTGTGAGAGGTTTGTTTGGTATGATTACGGGGAAGAAAACAAGTAAGAAATCAGGCTCCTTTTTGGGCTTTTAA